The following nucleotide sequence is from Microbacterium arborescens.
AGCTGAGGCGTGCCGACCATGCGGTAGAGCACCACGTCCCGATCGGGTTCGGGGCCTGCGCGCCGCGCGGGCAGTGGGGACGAGACGCCTGTCAAAGGGCCGATGTATCGGGAGCCGTCGACCTCCGCGCCGAGTGCGTCAAAGGGCGGGAAGCTCGGTATGAACGTCGGGGGCCCACTGATGAGCTCCCGCAGGTCGCTCATCCGGTACGACGAGCCCATCCGCGCGAGAACGGCATGGAATGTGGCGTTGCCGCTGGTCCAGATTTCCTCCACGCCGCGCCCCGCGTAGCGGTGCTGTGGAAGGTGAATGCTCTGCAGTACGGCGGTGCAACGGACCCCTCGGCGCCAGCACGCGATCGCGAGCGTCGGTCTGCCATCGTGGATGACCACTGTCGGCTGCGTCTGATCGAGGAGACGCAAGTCTGACCTCACGCCCTCGGCGACCCGCTCCTCGATGTGCCAACCACCCCAGGAGCCGACGCGAGCTGCCCAGGGGTCGCCAAGTGTGACCGCCTCGAATCCCTCCCGAGTGACGAGGTCTTGCTGGCTGGGCGTGTCCGTCGCGATGGTGAATTCGTGCGCGCTTTCCCGGCCGGCGCGGGCTAGAGCGAGCATTCGCATGATGTGGCCGTTGCCGCTGCCCCATGGGACCAGGAGTACGCGCGCCATGAAGTTTCCTGATTTCTGTGACGATGAGTGGCCAATGCTACTCACTTTCCATCGCACGTATGCTCGTACGCTCTGGTGCCGGTGGGTGGGATGGAAGTCACCAAACTGGAATCAACGACACCGTGGTGGATTGGGGAGTGTGCTGTGACATCGACGTCAGCTGCAAAGAGAGTGGGATTCATTGGAGTGGGTGAGCAGGGGTGGAACAACCTCCTTCCCGCACTCGGGCTCGTCGACCACGTCGACTTGGTCGCTGTCTGCGACGCCGATCGAACCCGCCTCGACAGGGCCGCGCGCACGTACGGAGCGGCTGCGTACGTTGATTTCAATTCCATGCTGGATCTGGAGCAATTGGATGCCGTCGTCGTAGCGAGCCATCCGGAGGTTCACGAAGCCGTTCTACGGCGAACCATCCCATCTCGCATGCCGACGTTCATCGAGAAGCCGCCCACGCTGAGCACGACTGCCCTGCGCGATCTCGTCCAAATGAATGAAATCCACCGCACGATCACGTCAGTTGGTCTGAACTTCGGCTACAGCGAGCCGCTGCAGTTCGTTCGAGCGGCGCTGGCCGAGGAGTCGTTCGGAAGGCTCAGCTACCTCCGTGTCGCTCACATGAACAACAAGCCGGACGATGACCTGTGGACCACGGGACGACGCCTCCGGTCGTTCCTGCTCTCTCAGGTCATTCATGCGCTCGGAGTGGTCTTCGACTTCGGTCAACCGCTCGATGACGATGAGAGCATCGATACCTATGAGTCGGACGCCGGCTACCTCGTCACGCTCCGGAAACAGATGACGCGACACGGGACGCTGACGCCCTTCACCGCGGAACTGGTCGCCTCGTCGAGCTCGCCCTACTTCGACTGGTCGCTTCAAGCGGTCTCAGATCGCGGCAACTCGATCGTCGTCAACTCGTTGCTGGAGGTCGAGGTCTACAGTCACGACCAGGACCACCTCTACACTGCGTCCCCCAAGTGGTGGCGGAGTACGTGGCGGCCGAGTCCCATGTCAAGCGGCTATCGTCGGACGGGCTACGAGCGGCAGTTCACGGAGTTCATCGGCGCCATCGACGGCGCCTTGGCAGAGCACACTATCGAGAACGCGCTCCACATGTACGAGGTGATGGACCGTGTCGAGCACCAGCACACCAGGATCGGAGCGCCCGTTGCATGAGAACCGTTACGTCAACGTCGGAGATGCTGAGCGCCAGGCGGTGCTGGCGGCGCTTGAGACCCGGCAACTCGCCGGCACCGCGGCGAGCGTGGCCGAGTACGAGGCAGCGCTTGGCAGTTACTTCGGCCGCACCGCGATCGCGGTGTCCAGCGGCACGTCTGCGTTGCATGCCCTCCTGATAACCGCGG
It contains:
- a CDS encoding glycosyltransferase, whose protein sequence is MARVLLVPWGSGNGHIMRMLALARAGRESAHEFTIATDTPSQQDLVTREGFEAVTLGDPWAARVGSWGGWHIEERVAEGVRSDLRLLDQTQPTVVIHDGRPTLAIACWRRGVRCTAVLQSIHLPQHRYAGRGVEEIWTSGNATFHAVLARMGSSYRMSDLRELISGPPTFIPSFPPFDALGAEVDGSRYIGPLTGVSSPLPARRAGPEPDRDVVLYRMVGTPQLLRSAERAFGELAERVHIVTGSAAETAALRNASAGAFAISTLLPADTLSHARVAFTHGGHGITLTMLQLGVPSVVAPGGSPERAENGDRLEHLGAGVVLRGTAPIHSWAAHDAREATFDWRTVRDAVHVVAEEEAYRAAARSLSTALARYDLATEYRRLFMSASVPEL
- a CDS encoding Gfo/Idh/MocA family protein translates to MTSTSAAKRVGFIGVGEQGWNNLLPALGLVDHVDLVAVCDADRTRLDRAARTYGAAAYVDFNSMLDLEQLDAVVVASHPEVHEAVLRRTIPSRMPTFIEKPPTLSTTALRDLVQMNEIHRTITSVGLNFGYSEPLQFVRAALAEESFGRLSYLRVAHMNNKPDDDLWTTGRRLRSFLLSQVIHALGVVFDFGQPLDDDESIDTYESDAGYLVTLRKQMTRHGTLTPFTAELVASSSSPYFDWSLQAVSDRGNSIVVNSLLEVEVYSHDQDHLYTASPKWWRSTWRPSPMSSGYRRTGYERQFTEFIGAIDGALAEHTIENALHMYEVMDRVEHQHTRIGAPVA